The Orrella daihaiensis genome contains the following window.
GAAGCAGCCCGAGTTGCACTGCCATGTAATTCGCCAGAAAAGCGCTGTTGCGAAACCCAATGAGGGCTACGCGACTGGCTTGGGCAAGAAGATGGATGCTGTCGTTTAGTGCGACCTCAGTCTGGGCGTTCCAGGTCTGTTCAAGATTCGTCTGTTCTAGCCTAAATTGCTGCGCAAGTCTTCCTTTCAGTGATGTCTCGGTTGGTTCCAGCTCGTTTTCCAGATACAGAGGTGAGCCCCAGTCTTGAGCGGCTCGAGCTTGTTGCCTTGCAGCCGTGAATGAAACGTAACCGAGGCGCTGGATAAGCCGTGTCACGGCTGCCTTGGACGTCTCGGCTAAGTCGGCTATTTCACCGGCAGTGTGACTGACCAGCGTCCCGGGCGAGTTCAGCAAGAACTCAGCGATGCGTTGTTCGCTGCTTGGCAGTTGCGCCCAATGACTTTGAATTCGAGCCACTAGTGTGGGTGCAGTCTGTCGCGTCTTTTTTTGCGGGGGCTTGGTATCGGCCGGTGAGCGTGGCATGAATTTTGCGTCCGAGAGTCTATCGTCAATAGTGCGATACGAGATAAGCGTAAACCATAACTGAAAAATTAATTTCAAAACAGTAAATTGTTAAAACAAAATAATCAATTTGGTGCGTTCCATGCTGTCAGTTGGTGCATAGCGCCCCAAAACGAGCCGGACACAGATGGAGATCGGGAATGGCAGCTAGCCAGGACTTAGTTGGTATGTCGAGCACGTTGACCATACTCTCTCAGCGCTTAGGCACTTTGACGGACAAAGTTTGTGTCGGCCTGATGGCCTTATTAGTGGTCGATGTGTGGCTTGGCGTATTTGCCCGGTACATATGGCCTTTGCCGATTACGTTTATGGAAGAAGCCGCCCGCTACATCATGATATGGGTTGCGTTGTTAGCGGTGTCTAGTT
Protein-coding sequences here:
- a CDS encoding MurR/RpiR family transcriptional regulator codes for the protein MPRSPADTKPPQKKTRQTAPTLVARIQSHWAQLPSSEQRIAEFLLNSPGTLVSHTAGEIADLAETSKAAVTRLIQRLGYVSFTAARQQARAAQDWGSPLYLENELEPTETSLKGRLAQQFRLEQTNLEQTWNAQTEVALNDSIHLLAQASRVALIGFRNSAFLANYMAVQLGLLRSGVSTPTPSNDSMTAELCELSTADLAVVVAFRRRVALLPKTLQIIRQRKIPLLLITDSSGLALAEPSDLVIVCKCQSRGLFDSYSAPMSVINFLLGQVAATLGEGSRARLRDIETLHVELQDLV